The nucleotide window GCGGCGACGACATCCACCGCTTCCGCGGGTGCCTTGATGGTCACCCGGCCGGTCGGCACACCTGTCACCGACGAGACGGAGACGGAATTGAGCCTCGGGCGTACCGGTACAGGTACCGGATCACTGGCTGCCGCCGATTCGGCCAGTTCGGCCAGGGACAGCTCATCGCTCACTTCACGCATGAGCTCGGACATCCGTACGTCAAGCGCGTCGCAAATCGCGGAGAGCAGCTCAGAGGATGCCTCCTTCTGCCCCCGCTCCACCTCGGACAGATAACCGAGCGAGACCCGGGCGGACGAGGAGACTTCGCGCAGAGTACGGCCTTGGCGCTGGCGCTGCCGACGCAGCACGTCACCCAGCAGGCGACGGAGCAGAATCATCGGTGGCTCCCTCCTCGGACCGCGTAGCCGCATCCTTCACGCCCCACCGTACCGCCTTGCGCTGCGGCTGTGCGGGGAGCGATGTCGTGTTCACTCAGGGCTGCAAACATCAGATCCCCCCGATCTGTTCCGTATCCTGTGCCCTCGCATTTTCACCGAGTTCTCCGGACAGCAGTTCGAGGACGCTCCGTACGCTCTGTTTACGGATGTCCGCCCGCCCGCCGTTCAATCGCAACGCGGCGACCTTCTCCACGCCTCCCG belongs to Streptomyces finlayi and includes:
- a CDS encoding helix-turn-helix domain-containing protein, whose translation is MILLRRLLGDVLRRQRQRQGRTLREVSSSARVSLGYLSEVERGQKEASSELLSAICDALDVRMSELMREVSDELSLAELAESAAASDPVPVPVRPRLNSVSVSSVTGVPTGRVTIKAPAEAVDVVAA